In one window of candidate division WOR-3 bacterium DNA:
- a CDS encoding T9SS type A sorting domain-containing protein encodes MKNRAPHKWLLVTMLLLAAFCHADWTRDTVGIYTRYYEVKVGDGRNDNVERIYCCCYNGHVVEWSFEGNDWVMVDCGSVPPSADYRLISLCIGDGRRDGINRIYSACADGYIYEFSYDSGMWFMDRLSPAGVFYAGQVIGQPRNDDTIRVCAGGWNTPVREYTWNGSDWESLDVSSGNRYVWPLDIAQGRNDGVYRIYAPDWYLYYLREYSWNGSGYDELTISAPQRLVKAVVGHGRNDGMNRVYASGMLGHVHEYTYDANNWQSVDIHPTAPLRSRYGLCFGQTKSDGVLRLYSVAQGGDIREHAWDGAAWVDTIIDAISGATVDIAVGRGRNDDTMRVYVTSATGILYEFTNTSPYVGLEDLKQEQIGISLSFHPNPFAYLSTIKYSIPRSGWVSITVHNSLGVEVSRLLDKYDDAGSHILHCDMYDKYGMRLPAGVYFCRLKMEGEEIVEKIIRVN; translated from the coding sequence ATGAAAAACCGAGCACCGCACAAATGGTTGCTGGTTACCATGCTATTGTTGGCCGCATTTTGTCATGCCGATTGGACGCGAGATACTGTTGGTATCTATACGAGATACTATGAGGTGAAGGTTGGCGATGGCCGGAACGATAATGTGGAGCGTATTTATTGCTGCTGTTACAACGGGCATGTCGTCGAATGGTCGTTTGAAGGAAACGACTGGGTGATGGTGGATTGTGGTTCTGTACCACCAAGCGCTGATTACCGGCTGATAAGTCTGTGTATTGGAGATGGCAGGCGAGACGGGATCAATCGAATCTACAGTGCTTGCGCTGATGGGTATATTTATGAATTCTCGTACGATAGCGGCATGTGGTTCATGGACCGGCTGAGTCCGGCCGGTGTATTCTATGCGGGGCAGGTTATTGGCCAGCCAAGAAACGATGATACGATTCGTGTTTGTGCTGGTGGTTGGAACACTCCGGTTCGTGAATATACCTGGAACGGTTCAGACTGGGAGTCGCTTGATGTAAGCTCGGGTAATAGGTATGTCTGGCCGCTCGACATTGCGCAAGGTAGAAATGATGGAGTCTACCGTATCTATGCTCCCGATTGGTACCTATACTACCTGAGGGAGTATTCCTGGAATGGCAGTGGGTATGACGAGCTGACCATCAGCGCACCCCAACGATTGGTCAAGGCCGTCGTGGGTCATGGCAGAAACGACGGTATGAACCGCGTGTACGCTTCGGGAATGTTGGGACACGTTCATGAATATACCTACGACGCCAATAACTGGCAGAGCGTCGATATCCATCCTACTGCACCTCTACGGTCGCGCTACGGCCTTTGTTTTGGCCAGACAAAGAGCGATGGTGTATTGAGACTGTACTCGGTCGCCCAAGGTGGTGACATCCGTGAACATGCCTGGGATGGTGCTGCGTGGGTCGATACGATCATCGATGCAATCTCGGGTGCAACAGTTGATATAGCGGTCGGCCGAGGCAGAAATGATGATACGATGAGAGTGTACGTGACGAGCGCGACCGGCATCTTGTATGAGTTTACGAATACCTCACCCTATGTCGGCTTGGAGGATCTGAAACAGGAGCAGATCGGTATTTCGCTTAGCTTTCATCCCAATCCCTTCGCCTATCTCTCCACGATCAAATATAGTATTCCGAGAAGCGGCTGGGTCAGTATCACGGTGCATAATAGTCTGGGTGTTGAAGTTTCCAGACTGTTAGATAAATACGACGATGCGGGTAGTCATATTTTGCATTGTGATATGTATGATAAATACGGTATGAGGCTGCCGGCTGGTGTGTACTTCTGCCGGCTGAAAATGGAGGGTGAAGAAATCGTTGAAAAGATCATACGGGTGAAT